The nucleotide sequence GGAACAATGTTCAGCACAAAAATGATGCTTCGTGTGGGGAGCTGATGGCCAGCTACACCTACCTGTTGAAGAACAGCGGGCAGAGCctgaagaacaagaagccgAAGCAGACAATTGCATGGCTTTACACCAAAACCAAAGATGGCAAGATTGTGGAGCAAGCTCATAATCCTTGCGGCACTAAAGAAAATGCCTGGGGATGCGATCTCTTCTGCCACCACATGGACTTCACCCCCATTAATGTCGACACTGAGGAAGCCTGTGACCTGCCCAAGATCGCCAATAccgagcagcagcagctcaTGACCAAGGAATTGAGAGCACAACTCGGTGCGATGAACAAGGAAACGGATGAGGCGAACaaggagaagcagaaggaaaagaacaagaagaagcagggTGACGAGGGGAAGAACAAGGgccagaagaaggaggaggacgaCAAGAAGGGCAAGGGAGGAAAGAAGGCTCGCTTTTGGTCGGTATAGATCTCTCTGTCAGTGGATGATGGTTTGGCGTTCAAGGGATTGTTTTAGGGGTTTGAAAGGCCCGTGCTTTAGACGTGTTCCCGGTACCGGATAATTTGAAGTTTTGGTGATTCCTTTGGAGTGTGCTTATTTGGATTAGAATAGATGGATAACTGAATGAACGATCTATATGTGCTTAAGCCTGAATGTCTTGGTTCTTGAGATATCTTGCTGTGTGTGACTTAGTAGCTTCGCCTTCGTATTAAGGCACCGGGACTGTGGAAGAGACGTTTTCCGCTCGCGCCTTCTCGTTAAATATTGACTATAGATAGCCAAAGGAACATACTGTGCTCGCCACCTTACGTTCCCTTCCACTTGAACAGATTGAGAGATGAAGCACAAAAATAGCTATAACTCCTCAATTGCTAGCCTGCATGGCGAAAATGACCTTGTGTACTTTCGCTTCTTGCACCTACAACACTAACACACCACTCAAGTAATGCATTGAAACCTTGACCAGGGCCTTTCTCATAGCGTCACCAGTTCCGCTTGATAAAAGCCTTGATTTCAGCAAAGAATTCTTCAAATGGATTCAAATCTGATGAGTACGGTGGCAAACAAACATACAAACCTTAGCATCAGCATCAGCACACAATTGTATGATCTTCTCAAGTTGAAGAAGCTGCTAGATGAGATTGCCAAAGACAGAAGCGTCAGTTGAACCCTGAAATACACAGGAGAGGACAATCCCATCTTGGGCATAAGCAGGCAGTATTTGATACTGTTGGTCGCGATGGAATTGGGAGACCGAAGGAGCACTACAACCAGAGGCGACCAAGCCATCTGCCTGAAGTCTATCTGTCTGTCACATCCGGGCTCACAAACAAAGACGAGATGCTCTGAGTAGAACTCTGAGATATTGTGAAAGTAGACATCCTGTAAGTCTGCATTGGATTCTCTAGCTCTCTGCTGGGTGGTCTTTTTGGACCAACCTCTGAAGGCTAGAGCCCTGCTAATGCTGGACTTTGTTACCTGTATCTGGAATTCATCCCACAGAAAGACTGCCGTCTCATCCAGGTATAAGCCAGGCTTTTCAAGCAGGTGCTCACAAAGGGCATCTAACATAAGGGGCGCGATAATCCGCCATTGGCCACGTGGGTTGGCTGTGCTTTGGCGCTGCCATATAGCCGAAGATGCGAGCGGATATGTTTAATAGATTGTTTGCTGCAGCCAGCCGCGTCTGCTATTTGGGATGCACTTAGTGGTGTATCACTATGTATCATGTCACGGATAAGATGAAAAGTTGAGAGAGCTAGCCTGGGAGCCACTTGTACACAGTGAAAGTAGATTATTTCTGATCTCGATGTCCAGCAGGCAGTGAGGGCTACCAAAGTTCGACATATGCCTTTGGCATAGTACCGCACGTCAGTTACATTATTATTTGGTACCCTACAACCAAACTATCACTTTTGGGATCAGGAGATATTTTGGGAGTAACTAAACAAGACCTATATGGAGGACTAGCCGAACGGAAGAGGTATATTGCCTAGCGAGAGCGTCTAGATAGATGATGTTGAACGAAATAGCAACAAAAGTCCCATTTGAGACTAGCGTCGAGGGGCATGAAATCCGTGGCCTGGCGT is from Aspergillus chevalieri M1 DNA, chromosome 8, nearly complete sequence and encodes:
- a CDS encoding uncharacterized protein (SECRETED:SignalP(1-19)), with translation MILSQICTILPLLVSLALAGDLNVKRDMSVAATKGYKDGQFVWTSIVDLEKKEKVLPEEMVKIAHEASKEMQADFGSVPEAKQPSIMTAMEIDNRIYLASSMKGDYSFIYDFKTKDKGGKSTGSGEDRNNVQHKNDASCGELMASYTYLLKNSGQSLKNKKPKQTIAWLYTKTKDGKIVEQAHNPCGTKENAWGCDLFCHHMDFTPINVDTEEACDLPKIANTEQQQLMTKELRAQLGAMNKETDEANKEKQKEKNKKKQGDEGKNKGQKKEEDDKKGKGGKKARFWSV